The genomic region CGCCGCGCCCGCTGGGACTTCGAGGAGGAGAACCCGCTGCGCGACGCGCGAGGCTTCGACCTCGCCCGTGAGACCGCGGACTCCAGCCAGCTCACCGACGAGGACATCGGCCTTGCCAATGTCATCCTCACCAACGGTGCGCGGCTGTACGTCGACCACGCGCACCCCGAATACAGCTCACCCGAGATCACCAATCCGCTGGACGCGGTGCTCTGGGACAAGGCCGGCGAGCGGGTGATGGCGGAGGCGGCCGAACGGGCGGCCGCGATCCCGGGCGCCCAGCCGATCCATCTGTACAAGAACAACACCGACAACAAGGGCGCGTCCTACGGCACGCACGAGAACTACCTGATGAAGAGGGAGACCCCCTTCTCGGACATCGTGCGCCATCTGACCCCGTTCTTCGTCTCCCGCCAGGTCGTGACCGGCGCGGGCCGGGTCGGCATCGGCCAGGACGGCCATGAGCACGGGTTCCAGATCAGTCAGCGCGCGGACTACTTCGAGGTCGAGGTCGGCCTGGAGACGACCCTCAAGCGCCCCATCATCAACACCCGCGACGAACCGCACTCCGACGCCGAGAAGTACCGCAGGCTGCACGTGATCATCGGCGACGCGAACCTCTCCGAGATCTCGACGTACCTGAAGCTCGGCACCACCTCGCTGGTCCTGGCCATGATCGAGGACGGCTTCATCAATGTCGACCTGGCGGTCGACCAGCCGGTCCGCACGCTGCACCAGGTCTCGCACGACCCGACACTGAAGCAACTGGTCACGCTCCGTAGCGGCCGGACGCTCACCGCGGTGCAGCTGCAGATGGAGTACTTCGAGCTGGGCCGCAAGTACGTCGAGGAGCGGTACGGGGCGGACGCCGACGAGCAGACCAAGGATGTCCTGGCCCGCTGGGAGGACACCCTGAACCGCCTGGAGAACGACCCGATGAGTCTCTCGGGCGAGCTGGACTGGATCGCCAAGCGGGAGCTCATGGAGGGGTACCGGCGCCGTGACGGCCTGGACTGGGACGCCCCGCGCCTGCACCTGGTGGACCTCCAGTACGCCGACGTGCGGGCCGACAAGGGCCTGTACAACCGTCTGGCGGCCCGGGGGAAGATCAAGCGGCTCCTCGACGAGAACGACGTCGAGAGGGCCCGTACGAAGCCTCCCGAGGACACCAGGGCCTATTTCCGGGGCCGCTGCCTGGAGCAGTACGCGGACGACGTCGCCGCGGCCTCCTGGGACTCGGTCATCTTCGATCTGCCCGACCGTGACTCGCTGCAACGGGTCCCCACGATGGAACCGTTGCGGGGTACACGCGCCCACGTGAAGGACCTCCTGGACCGCTGCCGCACCGCGGAAGAGCTGGTCCGGACGCTCACGGGGGGCTGAAAGGCGTCCCGGCTGGGAATCAATCAGATGACCTCCGGACGTTGAGGAAAGTACCGGGCCAATGTCGGACCCCGTAGGTAGGGTCTGATCAAGTGCTTCGAACCGAGCGGGGTGAGCTACATGGCGACCAAGGACACCGGCGGCGGACAGCAGAAGGCGACGCGTTCCACCGAGGAGACCGAGGAGCAGGCGCAGGACGCGCAGGCGTCCGAGGACCTTGCGGAGCGACAGGAGAAGCTCAGCGAGGACGTGGACGACGTCCTCGACGAGATCGATGACGTACTCGAGTCCAATGCCGAGGACTTCGTTCGATCGTTCGTCCAAAAGGGTGGCGAGTAACACCCGGAGATCCGGTCCGGACCGCTCGCCGACGATCTCGCGCAGTCGGCCGGCGCCTTCCGCGGGATGCCCCGCCCGTCCAGGGGCATCCCGCGGAAGGCGCTTCCGCACCCGGGATCATGTTGATCACCGTCACAGGGCGGGTAGGGTCCGTGGCGTACTGCTTCAACTGCAATTCGGCCATCGGCAAGTTGGGGGATGATCCTGACTCCTTGCGCAGGGCCATCGCATACCTGGAGGGAAACGCGTGGAAGCCAACACTCGTAGCACCGGGCGTCTACCAGCTGCCTTCCTGACGCCGGGTTCGTCCTCGTTCATGGACTTCCTGTCCGACCACTCACCCGAGATCCTTCCCGGCAACCGCAGCCTGCCGCCGTTGCAGGGCGCGGTCGAGGCCCCGCACGGCACGACCATCGTCGCGGCCTCGTTCCCCGGCGGAGTGGTGCTGGCCGGTGACCGGCGGGCGACCATGGGCAACATGATCGCGCAGCGCGACATCGAGAAGGTGTTCCCGGCCGACGAGTACTCGGCGGTGGGGATCGCCGGCACGGCGGGTCTGGCCGTGGAGATGGTCAAGCTGTTCCAGCTGGAGCTGGAGCACTTCGAGAAGGTCGAGGGTGCCACGCTCTCGCTGGAGGGCAAGGCCAACCGGCTCTCCACGATGATCCGCAGCAACCTGGCGATGGCCATGCAGGGCCTGGCGGTCGTCCCGCTGTTCGCCGGGTACGACGTCGACCGCGAGAAGGGCCGGATCTTCTCGTACGACGTCACCGGCGGCCGGTCCGAGGAGCGCGGCTACGCGGCCACCGGCTCCGGTTCCGTCTTCGCGCGCGGCTCGATGAAGAAGCTGTTCCGCGACGACCTGACGGAGGAGCAGACACTCACGCTGGTCGTGCAGGCGCTGTACGACGCGGCCGACGACGACTCGGCGACCGGTGGCCCGGACGTGGCCCGCCGGATCTACCCGATCGTCACCGTCATCACCGACGAGGGCTTCCGCAGGCTGGACGACGCGGAATCCTCGGAGATCGCGCGCGCGATCCTGGAGCGCCGGCTCGAGCAGCCCGACGGCCCCCGCGCCGCGCTCCTCTGACCGGCCCGATGCTTCTCCGATGCACTCGTCACTGACAGAAAGGGACGGATAGCCGGTGTCGACGCCGTTCTATGTCTCACCTCAGCAGGCCATGGCCGACCGGGCGGAATACGCCCGGAAGGGCATCGCCCGTGGTCGCAGCCTGGTTGTGCTGCAGTACGCCGACGGCATTGTGTTCGTCGGCGAGAACCCGTCCCGCGCGCTGCACAAGTTCAGCGAGATCTACGACCGGATCGGTTTCGCCGCCGCCGGCAAGTACAACGAGTACGAGAACCTCCGCATCGGCGGAGTCCGCTACGCCGATCTGCGGGGATACACCTACGACCGCGACGACGTGACGGCCCGTGGGCTGGCCAACGTCTACGCGCAGACGCTCGGCACCATCTTCTCCAGCGCCGCCGAGAAGCCTTACGAGGTGGAGCTGGTGGTCGCCGAGGTCGGCGCCGGGCCCGAGGGCGACCAGATCTACCGGCTGCCGCACGACGGCTCGATCGTGGACGAGCACGGCTCCGTCGCGGTCGGCGGGAACGCCGAGCAGATCAGCAGCTTCCTGGACCAGCGCCACCGCGACGGGATGTCGCTGGCCGAGGCACTGAAGCTGGCTGTGCAGGCCCTGTCCCGCGAGGCCAACGGCAACGAGCGGGAGATCCCCGCCGAGCGGCTCGAGGTCGCGGTCCTGGACCGCACGAGGCCTCAGCAGCGCAAGTTCAAGCGGATCGTCGGCCGTCAGCTGACCAGGCTGCTGGACGCGGACGGCGCTGGGGCGACCCCGACGGACGCCCCGTCCGACACGGAGGAGCCCGAGGACGGCACCACCCCGGACACCGGCACCGACACCCCCGGGAAGGGTGCCGACACCCCTGAGAAGGGCACCGCCGGGCCCGAGGAGGGCACGGGCGGGACCCCGAAGGAGTAGCCGGTTCCGGAAGATCTCCGGACGGAGCCCTCCGGCCGTCGCAGGCGACGGCCGGAGGGCTCCGTCATGCGGTGGCCGGGGGCGCGGTGGAGCCCCGGACGACCAGACGGACGGGGAGGTCGTGGGCGACCGCGGGGCGGCCCTCCAGGACGGCCAGCAGGGCTGTCATGCCGCGCTCGCCCACCTGCTCGGCCGGGAGGCGCACGGTGGTGAGCTCCGGTTCCACCGCCGTGGCGAGCGCCAGGTCGTCGAAACCGGTCACGGAGATGTCGTCGGGCACCCGCAGCCCTCGTCTGCGCACCGCCTTGCATGCGCCGGCGGCGAGGATGTCGTCGTCACAGACGATGGCCGTCGGCAGCGGGCCGGGGGAGGCCAGGACCGCCTCGACGGCCTCGCGCCCCGACCGTACGTCCAGCGGGGCGGTGACGGTACGCAGAACGGCGCCGGGGACGTCACGCACGGCCTCCCGCAGCGCCCGGGCACGCACCGCGAAGGTCCAGGTGTCCACGGCGGAGGCGAGGTGTGTGATCCGGCGGTGGCCGAGGCCGAGCAGATGGCGCGTCACCTGGCGCATGCCGTCCGCGATGTCGAGGTTCACGCACGCCGCGGCGCCGTGGCCCTCGGGGTCGCTGTCCAGCATCACCAGCGGCAGGTCCGCGCCCCGCAGGGCCCCCAGGGCGTCCGCCGCCATCGACGAGGCGATCACCCCGTCGAGCGCCGCGCGGGCCGAGGCGAACGGGTCCCTGGCGGGGCCGGTGCCGTCGGGGGACGGGTAGAGGACCACGCCGAAGTCGTGCTCGGCGGCCACGGCGGCGGCCCCCGTGTACACCCGGGCGAAGAACTCGTTGGTGAGCGCCGGGACGACGAGGAGGGCCGTGCGGGTGCGGCCCGTCCGGAGACTGCGGGCCGCGATGTTCGGTCGGTAGCCGAGGTCCCTGGCACTGTCGCGGACCCGTTCGGCGGTCGCCGTGGAGACCCGGCCCGGCCACTTGTCACCGAGTACGAGCGAGACCGTCGCCTGCGAGACGCCCGCCGCCCGTGCCACGTCACGGCTGGTGGGCCGTGGTGGGGAGGGCTGCTGGGTGCTGCTCACTCGTGCCTCCGTGCTGGGCCGGTCGGATCGTGGCGGGATGGACTGCCGGGCTGCCCACATGGTACGTATGAGCATCGACGTTATACGTAAAACCCCAGGGTGTGGCACCGGTGGGGGAGAGGGGCGGACATGGCCGCGGGGTACATGGACATCCTCCGGGCGCGGCACGCCGCCCGGCTGCTGGCGGGAACGCTGGTGGGGCGGCTGCCGAACGGCACCGCCCCCATCGCGATCGTCCTGTTCACCCGCGCGGAGGGCGGCAGCTACTCGCTGGCCGGCGCCCTGGCGGCGGTGTACGGCCTCGCCACGGCGGTGGGGCAGCCCCTGCTGGGCCGGGCCGTGGACCTGTACGGCCAGCCGCGTGTCCAGCTCCCCGCGGCGGTCGTCTCCGCGCTGGGGATGGCCGTGCTCGCCCTGATCGGCCTCGGCCCGCTCCCGGCCGCCTACGCGGCGGTCGTCGTGGCCGGCGTGTTCACGCCCCCGCTGGAGGGCGGCCTGCGTGCCCTGTGGCCGACGGTCCTGGGCCGGGAGGACCGGGTGTACCGGGCCTACGCCATGGACGCGGTGGCCCAGGAGATCATGTTCACCGTGGGACCGCTCCTCGTGACGGTCCTCGTGTCGCTCTGGTCGCCCGCCGCCGCGCTCCTGGTCATCAACGCCATCGGCGTACTGGGCGCGCTGTCCGTCGTCCTGTCCGAGCCCTCCAGGGTGTGGCGCTCGGCGCCCCGCGAGGCGCACTGGCTGGGCGCCCTGCGCTCGCCCGGACTGCTCGCCCTGCTCGGCGCCTTCTTCTTCGTCGGGCTCGCGCTCGGCTCCATCACGGTGGCCGGTGTCGCCTACGCCGACGACCAGGGCCGCGAATCCGTGTACGGCTGGCTGATGGCCGCGCTCGGCCTCGGCGCGCTGGTCGGCGGAGCGGTCTACGGGGCGCGGCAGTGGGCCGGGGCGCCCGAGCGCAGGCTGCGGATCATCGTCGCGCTGCTGGCGCTGGGCTATCTGCCGCTGATGCTGACGCCCGGTGTGCCCGCCATGACCGCACTGGCGGCGCTCGCCGGAGTGTTCCTCGCCCCGGCGATCGCGTGCTCGTTCATCGTCGTGGACAGGCACGCGCCACAGGGCACGGTGACCGAGGCGTTCTCCTGGCTCGTGACGACCTTCGGAGTGGGCGCGGCGGCCGGGACGGCGGTGGCGGGCCCGGCCGTGGAGCTCGGCGGGACGGCGTGGAGTTTCGCCGTCGCCGGGGCCGGTGGAGTGGCGGCGCTGCTGGTTCTGCTGGCCACCGGAAGGGTCCTCGCAGCTCCCGGGCGTACGCCCGCGGTTGTGGCCGGTTCGGAAAATGATCGAAACGGTGCTGCCGAACCCGGTTTCAGCTCAGGCCATAAGGCGTAATGTTCAGTCATGGACCGCCGCATTTTCGGGCTGGAGAACGAGTACGGCGTCACGTGCACGTTCAGGGGACAGCGCCGACTGTCACCTGACGAAGTGGCGCGCTACCTCTTCCGCCGTGTTGTGTCATGGGGCCGCAGCAGCAATGTCTTCCTGCGGAACGGCGCCCGCCTGTACCTCGACGTGGGATCGCATCCGGAATACGCGACACCCGAATGCGACAACGTGACCGAACTGGTCACGCACGACAAGGCGGGCGAGCGCATTCTCGAAGGCCTGCTCGTCGACGCCGAACGCCGCCTGCACGAGGAGGGAATCGCGGGCGACGTCTATCTCTTCAAGAACAACACCGACTCGGCTGGAAACTCCTACGGGTGTCACGAGAACTACCTCGTGGCCCGGCACGGAGAATTCTCCCGGCTCGCGGACATCCTCATTCCGTTCCTCGTCACCCGTCAGCTGATCTGTGGTGCCGGCAAGGTGCTCCAGACGCCGCGCGGAGCCGTCTACTGCGTGAGCCAGCGGGCCGAGCACATCTGGGAGGGCGTCAGTTCCGCGACGACGCGCTCCCGTCCCATCATCAACACCCGGGACGAACCGCACGCCGACGCGGAGCGGTACCGCCGCCTCCACGTCATCGTCGGTGACTCCAACATGTCCGAGACGACCATGCTGCTCAAGGTCGGCGCCACCGATCTCGTGCTCCGCATGATCGAGGCGGGCACCGTGATGCGTGACCTGACCCTGGAGAACCCGATCCGGGCGATCCGCGAGGTCAGTCACGACATCACCGGACAGCGCAAGGTGCGCCTGGCCAGCGGCCGCGAGGCGTCCGCCATCGAGGTCCAGCGCGAGTACTACGAGAAGGCCGTCGACTTCGTCGAACGCCGTGGCATCCGCACCGGCACCGTCGACCAGGTCCTCGAGCTGTGGGGCCGCACGCTGGACGCCATCGAGGCCGAGGACCTCGACCGGATCGGCACCGAGATCGACTGGGTCATGAAGTACAAGCTCATCGAGCGGTACCGCGCCAAGCACAACATGACCATGTCGAATCCGCGGGTCGCCCAGATAGACCTCGCCTACCACGACATCCACCGGCGGCGCGGGCTCTACTACCTCCTGGAGCGCAAGGGCCAGGCCGCCCGCATCTGCAACGACATGAAGATCTTCGAGGGCAAGTCGGTGCCCCCGCAGACGACCAGGGCGCGGTTGCGGGGCGACTTCATCCGGCGGGCCCAGGAGCAGCGGCGGGACTTCACCGTCGACTGGGTCCACCTCAAGCTCAACGACCAGGCGCAGCGCACCGTGCTGTGCAAGGACCCCTTCCGTTCCGTCGACGACCGGGTGGAGAAGCTGATCGCGGGCATGTGACCCGGGACAGGAATGTCCTTCCCCAGATGCGACCGGGCCCCGTACGTTCCTCGTACGGGGCCCTTCCGTCCGCCTAGAGTGTCGGGGGACCATTCACGTGCCGTCTGAGATCTGAGGAACCAGTGCGCCGACTTGCCGGCCTTCTCGTCGTCCCCCTGCTGCTGCTGTCCACGGCGGCATGCGGCGACGACAAGGCCTCCGACTCCGCCTCGACCGAGAAGGGCGTTCCCGCGATCACCGCGGGCGCGAAGTTCGGCGAGAAGCCCACTCTGGCGAAGGGTGAGGGGGATCCTCCCAAGGAACTGAAGACCGACGTCATCAGTGAGGGTGACGGCGCGAAGCTCAAGAACGGCGACGCGATCCAGGTCAACTACCTCGGGCAGGCGTGGGACTCCACCAAGCCCTTCGACAACAGCTTCGACCGTAAGCAGCCCTTCGACCTGACGCTCGGTGCGGGCATGGTCATCCAGGGCTGGGACAAGGGGCTCGTCGGCCAGAAGGTCGGAAGCCGCGTCGAGTTGGTCATCCCGCCGAGCCTCGGCTACGGCGAGCAGGGCCAGGGCGACATCAAGCCCAATGCCACCCTCGTCTTCGTCGTCGACATCGTGAAGGCGACGCAGATCCCGAAGTCCGCCGAGGGCGCGGCGGTGGCCCAGGACAACATCGACCTGCCGAAGGTCGGGACCAAGACCGACGGCAAGGCACCGACCGTCACGATCCCCAAGAGCGACCCGCCTAAGAAGCTGGTCTCCAACTACGTGCTGGAGTCCGAGGGCGAGGTCATCAAGGAGACCGACAGCGTCGTCGTGAACTACGTGGGTCTGCTCTGGAAGGGCAGCAAGCCCTTCGACAGCACCTACCAGACCGGCAAGACCCAGACCTTCCCGCTCGCCCAGGTCACCCTCAAGGGTCTGAAGAACGGTCTGGTCGGCAAGAAGGTCGGCAGCCGTGTGCTGCTCGTCATCCCGCCGGACCAGGGCTTCGGTGACGAGGCCCAGCAGTCCATCCCCGGGAAGTCCACGCTCGTCTTCGCCGTGGACATCCTGACAAAGATGTAAGACTGTCCCGGTTGCCCAGTTCATCAGTAAGAGGAGCAGTTCAGTGAGCATCGACAAGCCCGAGATCGACTTCCCGGGTGGCGAGCCGCCGGCCGACCTGGAGATCAAGGAAATCTGGGAGGGCGACGGACCGGTGGCCCAGGCGGGCCAGACCGTCTCCGTGCACTACGTCGGTGTGGCCTTCTCCACCGGCGAGGAGTTCGACGCCTCGTGGAACCGCGGCACCCCGCTCAAGTTCCAGCTCGGTGCCGGTCAGGTCATCGCCGGCTGGGACCAGGGTGTCCAGGGCATGAAGGTCGGCGGCCGTCGTCAGCTGACCATCCCCGCGCACCTCGCCTACGGTGACCGCGGCGCGGGCCGCGCGATCGCCCCGGGCGAGACGCTGATCTTCGTCTGCGACCTCGTCGGCGTCTGATCCGTCCGTTTACAGCAGTCAGGGCCCGTGCCGCAAGGCACGGGCCCTCGCTTTGGTCCGGACACCCCGGGGCGGTACGGTCGACGGTCGGAGAGCACGTCGAGAAAGGGCGTCGATGGCGATTGCCAAGGCCGAACGGCTGATGAACCTGGCACTGTGTCTGCTGGGTACCCGGCGTCCGCTCAGCAAGCGTGAGCTCCGCGGGTCCATCGAGGCCTACCTGGAGGCGGGATCCGACGAATCCTTCAACCGGATGTTCGAGCGCGACAAGGACGATCTGCGTGAACTCGGCCTGATCATCGAGACCGTGGAGAATCTGGACGGCGACACCGGATACCTCGCGCGCCGCGACAGCAACCGGCTGCCCCCCATCACCCTGGACGCCGAGGAGGCAGCGGCCCTCGGGCTCGCCGCCAAGGTCTGGCAGCAGGCCCGGCTGGCCGGCGCGGCCAGCGGCGCACTGCAGAAGCTGCGGGCAGCCGGCATGCCGGAGGCCGAGGACGCCTACGAGGTGCACAGCGCCCTCGAACCCCGTATCCCGGTCCACGAGGCCGCGTTCGAGCCTCTGATGCTCGCCTGCCGGGACCGCCGCCCGGTCACCTTCGACTACCGCAAGGGCAACGCCGCACGCCCGGAGCAGCGCCAGGTCGAGCCCTGGACGCTCGAGTGCTGGCGCGGCCACTGGTATCTGGCCGGCTGGGACCGTGAGCGGGGCGCCGAGCGGGTCTTCCGGCTCTCCCGGATCTCCGGCCGGGTCCGCTCCCGCGCGGGGGCCTTCACGGCCCCCGTGCCCGACGCCGTCACCGTCCGCGAGACGGTGGAGAGCTGGGCGGGGGAGACCGCGACCAGGACCGCCCGCATCAGGCTGCGTACCGGCTCCGGCTACCCGCTGCGCTCCCGCGCGATATCCGTACGGGAACTGGGCGACGGCTGGGACGAGTTGGAGATCCCGTACGGGCACGGGCTGGACGCCTGGCTCGTGGAGTTCGGGCCCGACGTGATCGTGAGCGAACCCGCCGATCTGCGGGCCGACGTGATGGACCGGCTGCGCGCCGTGGCCAAGGACTGAGGGGGACCCGTACTCGTGGCCACGAACGCGATCGACCAGACCCGGCGGATGCTCTCCCTCGTCACGTACCTGCGTGAGCGCCCCGGCGCGCACGTCCAGGACGTGGCCCGGGCCTTCGGGATCACCGAGGACGAGCTGATCTCCGACCTCGACGTGCTGCCCATGTGCGGGACCAGCTTCCGCGGCGGTGACCTGCTGGACATCGACACGGACGGCGACCGGATCTGGTGGCACAACCCGGACGACGTCGCGGAGCCGCTGCGTCTGGCCGCCGACGAGGCGACGGCCCTGCTCGTCGCCGCCCGGGCCGTCGCCACCCTCCCCGGCCTGCGGGAGAGCGACCGGCAGGCACTGGTGCGCGCGACCGCGAAGCTGGAGACGGCGGCCGGTGAGGTGGGGGCCGCCAGCTCGCGGCTCTCGGTCACCTTCGAGTCCGAGGGCGGTGTCTTCGCCGACGTCGACCGGGCGATCTCCGAGCGGCGCCGCCTCTGGCTGCGCTACTACTCGCCCGCGCGCGACGAGCTGACCGAGCGCGAGGTGGACCCGATCCGGCTGTTCGCCGTCGGCCACACCTATATGGAGGGCTGGTGCCGCCTCTCCGAGGCGCGGCGTACGTTCCGGCTGGACCGGGTCGCCGAGATCAGACTCCTCGACGCGCCGTCCGCCCCGCCCGAGCTGGAGCTGCGCGACCTCTCCGAGGGGCTGGTGCAGCCCGCAGCCGAGGACCCGGAGGTCGTGATCGAGGTCGGCCCCGGCGGCCGGTGGGTCGCGGAGTACTACCCGCACGACAGCGCGGAGGAACTCCCCGACGGTGGTCTGC from Streptomyces sp. QL37 harbors:
- the dop gene encoding depupylase/deamidase Dop → MTVRRVMGIETEYGISVPGQPNANAMLTSSQIVNAYAAAMHRARRARWDFEEENPLRDARGFDLARETADSSQLTDEDIGLANVILTNGARLYVDHAHPEYSSPEITNPLDAVLWDKAGERVMAEAAERAAAIPGAQPIHLYKNNTDNKGASYGTHENYLMKRETPFSDIVRHLTPFFVSRQVVTGAGRVGIGQDGHEHGFQISQRADYFEVEVGLETTLKRPIINTRDEPHSDAEKYRRLHVIIGDANLSEISTYLKLGTTSLVLAMIEDGFINVDLAVDQPVRTLHQVSHDPTLKQLVTLRSGRTLTAVQLQMEYFELGRKYVEERYGADADEQTKDVLARWEDTLNRLENDPMSLSGELDWIAKRELMEGYRRRDGLDWDAPRLHLVDLQYADVRADKGLYNRLAARGKIKRLLDENDVERARTKPPEDTRAYFRGRCLEQYADDVAAASWDSVIFDLPDRDSLQRVPTMEPLRGTRAHVKDLLDRCRTAEELVRTLTGG
- a CDS encoding ubiquitin-like protein Pup, producing MATKDTGGGQQKATRSTEETEEQAQDAQASEDLAERQEKLSEDVDDVLDEIDDVLESNAEDFVRSFVQKGGE
- the prcB gene encoding proteasome subunit beta → MEANTRSTGRLPAAFLTPGSSSFMDFLSDHSPEILPGNRSLPPLQGAVEAPHGTTIVAASFPGGVVLAGDRRATMGNMIAQRDIEKVFPADEYSAVGIAGTAGLAVEMVKLFQLELEHFEKVEGATLSLEGKANRLSTMIRSNLAMAMQGLAVVPLFAGYDVDREKGRIFSYDVTGGRSEERGYAATGSGSVFARGSMKKLFRDDLTEEQTLTLVVQALYDAADDDSATGGPDVARRIYPIVTVITDEGFRRLDDAESSEIARAILERRLEQPDGPRAALL
- the prcA gene encoding proteasome subunit alpha; its protein translation is MSTPFYVSPQQAMADRAEYARKGIARGRSLVVLQYADGIVFVGENPSRALHKFSEIYDRIGFAAAGKYNEYENLRIGGVRYADLRGYTYDRDDVTARGLANVYAQTLGTIFSSAAEKPYEVELVVAEVGAGPEGDQIYRLPHDGSIVDEHGSVAVGGNAEQISSFLDQRHRDGMSLAEALKLAVQALSREANGNEREIPAERLEVAVLDRTRPQQRKFKRIVGRQLTRLLDADGAGATPTDAPSDTEEPEDGTTPDTGTDTPGKGADTPEKGTAGPEEGTGGTPKE
- a CDS encoding LacI family DNA-binding transcriptional regulator, whose translation is MSSTQQPSPPRPTSRDVARAAGVSQATVSLVLGDKWPGRVSTATAERVRDSARDLGYRPNIAARSLRTGRTRTALLVVPALTNEFFARVYTGAAAVAAEHDFGVVLYPSPDGTGPARDPFASARAALDGVIASSMAADALGALRGADLPLVMLDSDPEGHGAAACVNLDIADGMRQVTRHLLGLGHRRITHLASAVDTWTFAVRARALREAVRDVPGAVLRTVTAPLDVRSGREAVEAVLASPGPLPTAIVCDDDILAAGACKAVRRRGLRVPDDISVTGFDDLALATAVEPELTTVRLPAEQVGERGMTALLAVLEGRPAVAHDLPVRLVVRGSTAPPATA
- a CDS encoding MFS transporter, which encodes MAAGYMDILRARHAARLLAGTLVGRLPNGTAPIAIVLFTRAEGGSYSLAGALAAVYGLATAVGQPLLGRAVDLYGQPRVQLPAAVVSALGMAVLALIGLGPLPAAYAAVVVAGVFTPPLEGGLRALWPTVLGREDRVYRAYAMDAVAQEIMFTVGPLLVTVLVSLWSPAAALLVINAIGVLGALSVVLSEPSRVWRSAPREAHWLGALRSPGLLALLGAFFFVGLALGSITVAGVAYADDQGRESVYGWLMAALGLGALVGGAVYGARQWAGAPERRLRIIVALLALGYLPLMLTPGVPAMTALAALAGVFLAPAIACSFIVVDRHAPQGTVTEAFSWLVTTFGVGAAAGTAVAGPAVELGGTAWSFAVAGAGGVAALLVLLATGRVLAAPGRTPAVVAGSENDRNGAAEPGFSSGHKA
- the pafA gene encoding Pup--protein ligase, which codes for MDRRIFGLENEYGVTCTFRGQRRLSPDEVARYLFRRVVSWGRSSNVFLRNGARLYLDVGSHPEYATPECDNVTELVTHDKAGERILEGLLVDAERRLHEEGIAGDVYLFKNNTDSAGNSYGCHENYLVARHGEFSRLADILIPFLVTRQLICGAGKVLQTPRGAVYCVSQRAEHIWEGVSSATTRSRPIINTRDEPHADAERYRRLHVIVGDSNMSETTMLLKVGATDLVLRMIEAGTVMRDLTLENPIRAIREVSHDITGQRKVRLASGREASAIEVQREYYEKAVDFVERRGIRTGTVDQVLELWGRTLDAIEAEDLDRIGTEIDWVMKYKLIERYRAKHNMTMSNPRVAQIDLAYHDIHRRRGLYYLLERKGQAARICNDMKIFEGKSVPPQTTRARLRGDFIRRAQEQRRDFTVDWVHLKLNDQAQRTVLCKDPFRSVDDRVEKLIAGM
- a CDS encoding FKBP-type peptidyl-prolyl cis-trans isomerase → MRRLAGLLVVPLLLLSTAACGDDKASDSASTEKGVPAITAGAKFGEKPTLAKGEGDPPKELKTDVISEGDGAKLKNGDAIQVNYLGQAWDSTKPFDNSFDRKQPFDLTLGAGMVIQGWDKGLVGQKVGSRVELVIPPSLGYGEQGQGDIKPNATLVFVVDIVKATQIPKSAEGAAVAQDNIDLPKVGTKTDGKAPTVTIPKSDPPKKLVSNYVLESEGEVIKETDSVVVNYVGLLWKGSKPFDSTYQTGKTQTFPLAQVTLKGLKNGLVGKKVGSRVLLVIPPDQGFGDEAQQSIPGKSTLVFAVDILTKM
- a CDS encoding FKBP-type peptidyl-prolyl cis-trans isomerase — its product is MSIDKPEIDFPGGEPPADLEIKEIWEGDGPVAQAGQTVSVHYVGVAFSTGEEFDASWNRGTPLKFQLGAGQVIAGWDQGVQGMKVGGRRQLTIPAHLAYGDRGAGRAIAPGETLIFVCDLVGV
- a CDS encoding WYL domain-containing protein — protein: MAIAKAERLMNLALCLLGTRRPLSKRELRGSIEAYLEAGSDESFNRMFERDKDDLRELGLIIETVENLDGDTGYLARRDSNRLPPITLDAEEAAALGLAAKVWQQARLAGAASGALQKLRAAGMPEAEDAYEVHSALEPRIPVHEAAFEPLMLACRDRRPVTFDYRKGNAARPEQRQVEPWTLECWRGHWYLAGWDRERGAERVFRLSRISGRVRSRAGAFTAPVPDAVTVRETVESWAGETATRTARIRLRTGSGYPLRSRAISVRELGDGWDELEIPYGHGLDAWLVEFGPDVIVSEPADLRADVMDRLRAVAKD
- a CDS encoding WYL domain-containing protein, which produces MATNAIDQTRRMLSLVTYLRERPGAHVQDVARAFGITEDELISDLDVLPMCGTSFRGGDLLDIDTDGDRIWWHNPDDVAEPLRLAADEATALLVAARAVATLPGLRESDRQALVRATAKLETAAGEVGAASSRLSVTFESEGGVFADVDRAISERRRLWLRYYSPARDELTEREVDPIRLFAVGHTYMEGWCRLSEARRTFRLDRVAEIRLLDAPSAPPELELRDLSEGLVQPAAEDPEVVIEVGPGGRWVAEYYPHDSAEELPDGGLRITLRTPDPASLRRLALRLGGEGRITSPPDLAESARLAAREALAAYDGAL